Proteins encoded within one genomic window of Microbacterium sp. LKL04:
- a CDS encoding ABC transporter substrate-binding protein, translating into MRTRTRTRMAASAALVSALLATSACANIGLTPAPAAEEGMIAEIRMPSEAAGSVQGILNYNWLSPNATVQTWLFEPLMIRDRFTCEAIPWLATSYEWPTPDRIVLTLRDGVQWSDGEPFTADDVVYTFMVGKEFPAADRAGIWGEYFGAPAENVRALDDHTVEIQFTGAAVPKTDGILSTMKILPEHIYAEQGDPTLFVDTAGVATGPFVPKDYNGRRLILERNPDYWNADEVKIQRISMEGQYDANSGALKLRGGALDLYRGDIPNPNRSVVAPDPENAHFFYPPDATTVLAINNERPVLNDPKFREGFAYAIDREAITERATYGIMEPASQSMLLLPYQEQDIPEKWRGKETIPYDPDTANELLDAAGYEKNADGWRVDDEGKPLSFIFSVQAGWMDIIAMADVVVRNAKDVGVQVKMVTTDPNAVDGMQRSGDFDMVVDFVGGGCQRSRDLGARLQSSQISHDKELLLNRARYSNPEIDALIDEWANVTDPARAKEIEERVIDVFMTEFPYIALQYAPSRLIYRTENAVGWPSEEDPYPVDQLIRLASELRPTDGADASAGTGED; encoded by the coding sequence ATGAGAACGCGCACGAGAACGAGGATGGCGGCGAGCGCCGCCCTGGTGTCCGCGCTGCTGGCGACGTCCGCCTGCGCGAACATCGGCCTGACGCCGGCGCCGGCCGCCGAAGAGGGCATGATCGCCGAGATCCGGATGCCGTCCGAGGCAGCCGGGTCGGTGCAGGGCATCTTGAACTACAACTGGCTGTCCCCGAACGCCACCGTGCAGACGTGGCTGTTCGAGCCGCTGATGATCCGCGACCGGTTCACCTGCGAGGCGATCCCGTGGCTCGCCACCTCGTACGAGTGGCCGACACCGGACCGCATAGTCCTGACGCTCCGCGACGGCGTGCAGTGGAGCGACGGCGAGCCGTTCACCGCCGACGACGTCGTCTACACGTTCATGGTCGGCAAGGAGTTCCCCGCGGCGGACCGGGCGGGCATCTGGGGCGAGTACTTCGGCGCTCCCGCCGAGAACGTGCGGGCACTCGATGACCACACGGTCGAGATCCAGTTCACCGGAGCGGCCGTACCCAAGACCGACGGCATCCTCTCGACGATGAAGATCCTGCCCGAGCACATCTACGCCGAGCAGGGCGACCCGACGCTCTTCGTCGACACCGCCGGCGTCGCGACCGGCCCCTTCGTCCCGAAGGACTACAACGGTCGACGCCTCATCCTCGAGCGCAACCCGGACTATTGGAACGCCGACGAGGTGAAGATCCAGCGGATCTCCATGGAGGGGCAGTACGACGCCAATTCCGGTGCGCTGAAGCTCCGCGGCGGCGCGCTCGACCTCTACCGCGGCGACATCCCCAACCCGAACCGTTCGGTGGTCGCCCCCGACCCCGAGAACGCGCATTTCTTCTACCCGCCGGACGCGACCACCGTGCTCGCGATCAACAACGAGCGGCCCGTGCTGAACGACCCGAAGTTCCGTGAGGGGTTCGCCTACGCGATCGATCGCGAGGCGATCACGGAGCGCGCGACGTACGGGATCATGGAGCCCGCCAGCCAGTCGATGCTCCTCCTCCCCTACCAGGAGCAGGACATCCCCGAGAAGTGGCGCGGCAAGGAGACGATCCCCTACGACCCCGACACGGCCAATGAACTCCTCGACGCCGCCGGCTACGAGAAGAACGCCGACGGGTGGCGGGTCGACGACGAGGGCAAGCCGCTGTCGTTCATCTTCAGCGTCCAGGCCGGCTGGATGGACATCATCGCGATGGCCGATGTCGTGGTCCGCAACGCCAAGGACGTCGGCGTCCAGGTGAAGATGGTCACCACCGACCCGAACGCGGTCGACGGGATGCAGCGTTCCGGTGACTTCGACATGGTCGTCGACTTCGTCGGAGGCGGATGCCAGCGGTCGCGGGATCTCGGCGCGCGCCTGCAGTCATCGCAGATCTCGCATGACAAGGAGCTGCTCCTCAACCGTGCGCGCTACTCCAACCCCGAGATCGATGCGCTTATCGACGAGTGGGCCAACGTCACGGATCCCGCCCGCGCGAAGGAGATCGAGGAACGCGTCATCGACGTGTTCATGACCGAGTTCCCGTACATCGCCCTGCAGTACGCACCGAGCCGGCTGATCTACCGGACCGAGAACGCTGTCGGATGGCCGAGCGAGGAGGATCCGTACCCGGTCGACCAGCTGATCCGCCTCGCGTCGGAGCTCCGCCCCACCGATGGTGCGGACGCATCCGCCGGCACCGGGGAGGACTGA
- a CDS encoding glucoamylase family protein, which translates to MTFPAVDTLPSDIRDLTEEEVDASIRWLWRFSTPSGAGTGLVLDKDDLPDVATVAATGFALAAWCVGVDRGILDRGEVLDRVRGTVRTLEQTVPEKNGFLAHFVDAATGERQGRSEYSTIDTTLALCGAVVAASFLDDAEVTAAVDRMLERIDWDWITTVDDSGRTLVRMAWVASATDDYAEGADGDGFVSQWDMTAEQLPMYLLAAGHPGVTAERAQALWDGFDKPVGEYGGHECVYERAGTLFVYHFPLAFYPFQRVRDRDGRDWWANAREASLANKAWCADQAAQSKTFAAGLWGPAAGEGPSGYVVNGARPAGHEPRWDGTIPPVSLFGALALAPEEVAPALRVLRDEHPGAWNEWGATDGVNLEGDQPWYAGPRYGLNKGATAVLGAAALGSTVVWDAFARHPWIARGVDKLGFTAV; encoded by the coding sequence ATGACCTTCCCCGCCGTCGACACCCTCCCGTCCGACATCCGCGACCTCACCGAGGAGGAGGTGGATGCCTCCATCCGGTGGCTCTGGCGCTTCTCCACGCCGTCGGGGGCCGGCACCGGGCTCGTCCTCGACAAAGACGACCTGCCCGATGTCGCCACGGTAGCCGCGACCGGCTTCGCCCTCGCCGCCTGGTGCGTGGGGGTGGACCGCGGCATCCTCGACCGCGGCGAGGTGCTCGACCGGGTGCGCGGCACCGTCCGGACCCTCGAGCAGACGGTGCCGGAGAAGAACGGCTTCCTCGCGCACTTCGTCGACGCCGCCACCGGCGAGCGCCAAGGTCGGTCGGAGTACTCGACGATCGACACGACCCTCGCCCTGTGCGGCGCGGTGGTCGCGGCATCCTTCCTCGACGATGCCGAGGTGACGGCCGCGGTCGACCGGATGCTGGAGCGCATCGACTGGGACTGGATCACGACCGTCGACGACTCCGGGCGCACCCTCGTGCGCATGGCGTGGGTCGCATCGGCCACCGACGACTACGCGGAAGGCGCCGACGGCGACGGATTCGTGAGTCAGTGGGACATGACGGCCGAGCAGCTGCCGATGTACCTGCTCGCCGCGGGCCACCCCGGTGTCACCGCCGAGCGCGCGCAGGCGCTGTGGGACGGCTTCGACAAGCCCGTCGGCGAGTACGGCGGGCACGAGTGCGTGTACGAGCGGGCCGGCACCCTGTTCGTCTACCACTTCCCGCTCGCGTTCTACCCGTTCCAGCGCGTGCGGGACCGCGACGGCCGTGACTGGTGGGCGAACGCGCGCGAAGCGTCGCTCGCGAACAAGGCGTGGTGCGCCGATCAGGCTGCGCAGTCGAAGACGTTCGCCGCCGGCCTCTGGGGACCCGCCGCCGGGGAGGGCCCGAGCGGCTACGTCGTCAACGGTGCGCGTCCTGCGGGCCACGAGCCGCGCTGGGACGGCACCATCCCGCCGGTGTCGCTGTTCGGCGCGCTCGCGCTCGCCCCCGAAGAGGTGGCGCCTGCGCTCCGCGTGCTGCGCGACGAGCACCCGGGCGCCTGGAACGAATGGGGCGCGACCGACGGCGTCAACCTGGAGGGCGACCAGCCCTGGTACGCCGGCCCGCGCTACGGCCTGAACAAGGGCGCCACGGCCGTGCTCGGTGCTGCGGCGCTCGGGTCGACCGTCGTGTGGGATGCCTTCGCGCGGCATCCGTGGATCGCTCGCGGCGTCGACAAGCTCGGGTTCACCGCGGTGTGA
- a CDS encoding NAD(P)H-dependent oxidoreductase: MSTLIVVAHPDPTSLTRDVAARLAAALPTGQVEIADLAAEGFDPRFTLADRHSFLVGGDYPEDVAAEIARVERADHLVLVFPVFWWSMPAVLKGWIDRVFVNGWAFGVGEGEGIRPGLGRLSAHMIPIAGSDAALYERRGYDASIATQIGTGIFDYCGIRRGLTEFLYDADSGAAAAHVDGVVERIAAAVRG; the protein is encoded by the coding sequence GTGTCCACGCTGATCGTCGTCGCCCACCCCGACCCCACCTCCCTCACCCGCGATGTCGCGGCACGACTCGCCGCTGCCCTCCCCACGGGCCAGGTCGAGATCGCCGATCTGGCTGCAGAGGGGTTCGATCCTCGGTTCACCCTCGCCGACCGGCACTCGTTCCTCGTGGGGGGCGACTACCCCGAGGACGTCGCGGCTGAGATCGCGCGTGTGGAGCGCGCCGACCACCTCGTCCTCGTCTTCCCGGTCTTCTGGTGGTCGATGCCGGCCGTCCTGAAGGGGTGGATCGACCGCGTGTTCGTCAACGGCTGGGCGTTCGGCGTCGGCGAGGGCGAGGGGATCAGGCCAGGGCTCGGCCGCCTCTCCGCGCACATGATCCCGATCGCGGGATCGGATGCGGCACTGTACGAGCGGCGTGGGTACGACGCGTCCATCGCGACGCAGATCGGCACGGGGATCTTCGACTACTGCGGCATCCGTCGCGGTCTGACGGAGTTCCTCTACGACGCCGACAGCGGCGCTGCGGCTGCCCACGTCGACGGCGTGGTCGAGCGGATCGCGGCCGCTGTCCGCGGCTGA
- a CDS encoding ABC transporter ATP-binding protein — MDTAASVLSVENLSVQYRPKVGAVVDAVKNASLQVAPGEFVGLAGESGSGKTTFAQAVLKLLRSPGRITSGTIRWGDRDVTDLSGDDLRPYRWSYVSTVFQSSMNSLNPVVRVRRMFEDVMHEHTDLTDQQIRERCEELFDLVSVDKRFLAMYPHELSGGMRQRVNLALALALQPQLVLFDEPTTGLDVVVQKSILDKIRELQERERFGAVLITHDMGTLLDFSDRVAVMYEGEIVEDISATDAVSPGPRHPYSIHLVGSYAELLGEDVAGYTGAELDEPAEVSQEAPVQGRTVLEIDDLGRRFAKRQGMKTEHVDAVKDVSFTLREGEVTALVGQSGSGKSTIARILTRIDVPSSGSVRYAAKADGSMHDIAKLRGKIAREYRRNVQYVFQDPYAALNPTLTVGYSLARPLVNFLHVGRREAIERSASLLETVGLTPAGRFIGRLPHELSGGQRQRVVIARALAAEPRLIIADEPIASLDVSIRAEILEVLQSLVADHGVGMLYITHDLLSAKSLANHALVLKNGELIESGPAEQVIDNPQAAYTRQLLDAIPNPFEKRSAA; from the coding sequence ATGGACACTGCGGCATCCGTGCTCTCGGTCGAGAACCTGTCGGTGCAGTACCGACCCAAGGTCGGCGCGGTCGTCGACGCCGTCAAGAACGCGTCGCTCCAGGTCGCGCCGGGCGAGTTCGTGGGGCTCGCAGGCGAGTCCGGCTCGGGCAAGACCACCTTCGCGCAGGCGGTGCTCAAGCTGTTGCGCAGCCCCGGACGCATCACGAGCGGGACGATCCGCTGGGGCGATCGGGACGTCACCGACCTGTCGGGCGACGACCTGCGACCGTACCGATGGTCGTATGTGTCGACGGTGTTCCAGTCGAGCATGAACTCGCTCAACCCGGTCGTCCGGGTGCGGCGCATGTTCGAGGACGTCATGCACGAGCACACCGATCTCACCGATCAGCAGATCCGCGAGCGCTGCGAGGAGCTGTTCGACCTCGTCAGCGTCGACAAGCGCTTCCTCGCAATGTACCCGCACGAGCTCTCTGGCGGCATGCGGCAGCGCGTCAACCTCGCCCTCGCCCTCGCACTGCAGCCGCAGCTCGTGCTGTTCGACGAGCCGACCACCGGCCTCGACGTCGTCGTGCAGAAGTCGATCCTCGACAAGATCCGAGAGCTGCAGGAACGGGAGCGCTTCGGCGCCGTGCTCATCACGCACGACATGGGCACGCTGCTCGACTTCTCGGACCGCGTCGCGGTCATGTACGAGGGCGAGATCGTGGAGGACATCTCGGCGACGGATGCCGTGAGCCCCGGCCCGCGGCATCCGTACTCCATCCACCTCGTCGGGTCCTATGCGGAACTGCTCGGCGAGGACGTCGCCGGCTACACCGGCGCCGAACTGGACGAGCCCGCCGAGGTGTCGCAGGAAGCGCCGGTCCAGGGGCGGACGGTGCTCGAGATCGACGATCTGGGCCGACGGTTCGCGAAGAGGCAGGGGATGAAGACCGAGCACGTCGACGCCGTGAAGGACGTGTCGTTCACGCTCCGCGAGGGAGAGGTGACGGCGCTCGTCGGCCAGTCCGGTTCGGGCAAGTCGACGATCGCCCGCATCCTCACCCGCATCGACGTGCCCTCGTCGGGCTCGGTCCGGTACGCCGCGAAGGCCGACGGATCGATGCACGACATCGCGAAGCTGCGCGGCAAGATCGCGCGGGAGTATCGGCGGAACGTGCAGTACGTGTTCCAGGACCCCTACGCCGCACTCAACCCGACGCTGACCGTCGGCTACTCGCTCGCCCGGCCTCTCGTGAACTTCCTGCACGTCGGGCGCCGCGAGGCGATCGAGCGCTCGGCGAGCCTGCTCGAGACGGTCGGCCTCACCCCCGCCGGGCGCTTCATCGGCCGGCTGCCGCACGAGCTCTCGGGCGGCCAGCGCCAGCGCGTCGTCATCGCCCGCGCCCTCGCGGCCGAGCCGAGGCTGATCATCGCCGACGAGCCCATCGCGAGTCTCGACGTGTCGATCCGCGCCGAGATCCTCGAGGTGCTGCAGTCGCTCGTCGCCGATCACGGCGTCGGGATGCTGTACATCACCCACGACCTGCTCTCGGCGAAGAGCCTCGCGAACCACGCGCTCGTCCTCAAGAACGGCGAGCTCATCGAGTCCGGGCCCGCCGAGCAGGTCATCGACAACCCGCAGGCCGCCTACACACGGCAGCTGCTGGACGCCATCCCCAACCCGTTCGAGAAGAGGTCCGCCGCATGA
- a CDS encoding GIY-YIG nuclease family protein codes for MPTSLPSPCRVCGGGCGERLEDAWVCARCGWRLGDAPDADLPRPRIDVVYYLRYRDRVKIGTSATPRRRLAAIMHDELLAFEPGDRRVEHARHIEFGELREGGEWFTLTGLLLAHVDEVRERIGEPWAAYDRWLGDAYRRLSS; via the coding sequence GTGCCCACATCGCTCCCCTCGCCGTGCCGCGTGTGCGGCGGCGGATGCGGGGAACGTCTCGAGGACGCGTGGGTGTGCGCCCGGTGCGGGTGGCGGTTGGGCGATGCTCCGGACGCCGACCTCCCGCGCCCTCGCATCGACGTCGTCTACTACCTGCGGTACCGGGACCGGGTGAAGATCGGGACCTCTGCGACGCCCCGACGCCGACTCGCCGCGATCATGCACGACGAGCTGCTGGCCTTCGAGCCGGGCGACCGCCGCGTCGAGCACGCGCGGCACATCGAGTTCGGCGAGCTGCGGGAAGGCGGCGAATGGTTCACCCTCACCGGCCTCCTGCTCGCCCACGTCGACGAGGTGCGCGAGCGGATCGGTGAACCGTGGGCCGCGTACGACCGCTGGCTCGGCGACGCGTACCGACGCCTGTCGTCGTGA
- a CDS encoding alpha-amylase family glycosyl hydrolase, producing MASSTLADRLDRIVLYQAYPQSFADADGDGIGDLDGLAGRLDHLSWLGVDAVWVNPCFVSPMRDAGYDVADFDHVDPRYGGDAALDRLVAAADRQGIAVILDLVAGHTSDEHPWFRAAIDDPTDHRYVFSDREADGFEAVPGPRGGFYKPNFFAFQPALNFGYARTHPDEPWRQSVDAEGPRRNRDALVDIIRRWYDRGVQGFRVDMAASLVKDDPGHVETAKLWNEVRARLDESHPGRILLSEWGDPARAIPAGFHSDFFLQFGGDTDGRPLKSLFNDNAGTVHDAWNQSEVWAGADATGDAADFVAAWREAAGAIDRDGRGGVVGLPTANHDFTRMVSGPRDAEQARAALLLVLTWPAMPSIYYGDEIGMRYVPGLASHEGSSLGPRYKRAGSRTPMQWGDMGDGIHPSRYLPEDPDPGRPTVAAQRDDPGSLLTFVRAAIALRREDPRLSARAPVEVRTTGYPFTYVRGGSLLIALNPSRTPRTVPDAGGRLVHGYAAHFDGDTLHLDAFGCAVVELDHTTAAAPAASDERTPA from the coding sequence ATGGCGTCATCGACGCTCGCCGACCGACTCGATCGCATCGTGCTCTACCAGGCGTATCCGCAGAGCTTCGCGGATGCCGACGGTGACGGGATCGGCGACCTCGACGGTCTCGCGGGGCGCCTCGATCACCTGTCCTGGCTCGGCGTGGACGCGGTCTGGGTGAATCCCTGCTTCGTGTCGCCCATGCGGGATGCGGGCTACGACGTCGCCGATTTCGACCACGTCGATCCGCGCTACGGCGGCGACGCCGCGCTCGACCGACTGGTCGCCGCGGCGGACCGGCAGGGAATCGCCGTCATCCTCGATCTCGTCGCAGGCCACACGTCGGATGAGCACCCCTGGTTCCGTGCCGCCATCGACGACCCGACCGATCATCGGTACGTCTTCTCCGACCGCGAGGCCGACGGCTTCGAGGCTGTCCCCGGGCCCCGCGGCGGCTTCTACAAGCCGAACTTCTTCGCCTTCCAGCCCGCGCTGAACTTCGGCTACGCCAGGACCCACCCGGACGAGCCGTGGCGTCAGTCAGTCGACGCCGAGGGGCCGCGTCGCAACCGCGACGCCCTCGTCGACATCATCCGCCGCTGGTACGACCGCGGCGTGCAGGGGTTCCGCGTCGACATGGCGGCCTCGCTCGTCAAGGACGACCCCGGCCACGTCGAGACCGCGAAGCTGTGGAACGAGGTCCGGGCGCGGCTCGACGAGAGCCACCCGGGCCGCATCCTGCTCTCGGAATGGGGTGATCCCGCACGGGCGATCCCGGCGGGCTTCCACAGCGACTTCTTCCTGCAGTTCGGCGGAGACACCGATGGCCGGCCACTGAAGTCCCTGTTCAACGACAACGCCGGCACGGTCCACGACGCGTGGAACCAGTCCGAGGTGTGGGCCGGAGCGGACGCGACCGGGGATGCTGCGGACTTCGTCGCCGCGTGGCGCGAGGCCGCCGGCGCGATCGACCGCGACGGCCGGGGCGGCGTCGTCGGGCTCCCGACGGCGAACCACGACTTCACCCGCATGGTCAGCGGGCCGCGCGATGCCGAACAGGCCCGCGCGGCGCTCCTTCTCGTGCTCACGTGGCCGGCGATGCCCTCGATCTACTACGGCGACGAGATCGGCATGCGATACGTGCCCGGGCTCGCGTCGCACGAGGGATCGTCGCTCGGCCCCCGCTACAAGCGCGCCGGCTCGCGGACGCCGATGCAATGGGGCGACATGGGCGACGGCATCCATCCGTCGCGGTACCTCCCCGAGGACCCCGACCCCGGCCGTCCGACGGTCGCGGCGCAGCGGGACGACCCCGGCTCGCTCCTGACGTTCGTCCGCGCCGCGATCGCGCTGCGGCGTGAGGACCCGCGGCTCTCCGCCCGCGCGCCCGTCGAGGTCCGGACGACGGGCTACCCCTTCACCTACGTGCGCGGCGGCTCCCTGCTCATCGCCCTGAACCCCTCGCGCACGCCGCGGACGGTCCCGGATGCCGGTGGCCGCCTCGTCCACGGAT
- a CDS encoding ABC transporter permease: protein MAPEETPLPQPASMPQPAGGVLPDRTEPVRTFRRRITDADASTKEVVAVVRPPRWYQVIWSSRKARVGIVMLAVFALVAILADILTPYSPTDASFAPSQDPSAAHWLGTNTLGYDIGTQLVHGTRLSFAIGVLGGLATIVIAIVVGLLAGYREGSALDDVLSFATNLALVIPVLPLMMVIVAYSETRGLALLVFVVAITSWAGASREMRALIISMRNRDYVTAARFGGDGMLRIVFREIMPNMSSLIVSGFIGAATAAIAAEAGLSFMGFGDPNTVSWGQMLAQANANGALVQGLWVWLVAPGVMLALLMTSLTFVNFGVDMLSNPHLREEEEN, encoded by the coding sequence ATGGCTCCTGAAGAGACCCCCCTCCCGCAGCCGGCATCGATGCCGCAGCCGGCGGGCGGCGTGCTGCCCGACCGCACCGAACCCGTGCGGACCTTCCGGCGACGCATCACCGACGCGGATGCGTCGACCAAGGAGGTCGTCGCCGTCGTCCGGCCGCCGCGCTGGTACCAGGTGATCTGGTCGAGCCGGAAGGCGCGAGTCGGCATCGTGATGCTCGCCGTCTTCGCGCTCGTCGCGATCCTCGCCGACATCCTGACGCCGTACAGCCCCACCGATGCGTCGTTCGCCCCGTCGCAGGATCCGAGCGCGGCCCACTGGCTGGGCACGAACACCCTCGGCTACGACATCGGCACGCAGCTCGTCCACGGCACGAGGCTCTCGTTCGCCATCGGTGTCCTCGGCGGACTCGCGACCATCGTCATCGCGATCGTCGTCGGTCTGCTGGCGGGGTATCGCGAGGGGAGCGCGCTCGACGACGTGCTGTCGTTCGCGACGAACCTGGCCCTCGTCATCCCGGTCCTGCCGCTGATGATGGTCATCGTCGCGTACAGCGAGACCCGGGGCCTCGCCCTGCTGGTGTTCGTCGTCGCGATCACGAGCTGGGCCGGGGCATCCCGAGAGATGCGCGCGCTCATCATCTCGATGCGCAACCGCGACTACGTCACGGCCGCCCGGTTCGGCGGTGACGGGATGCTGCGCATCGTGTTCCGGGAGATCATGCCCAACATGTCGTCCCTCATCGTCTCGGGGTTCATCGGAGCGGCGACCGCCGCCATCGCGGCCGAAGCCGGGCTGTCGTTCATGGGCTTCGGCGACCCGAACACCGTCAGCTGGGGCCAGATGCTCGCCCAGGCCAACGCCAACGGCGCCCTCGTGCAGGGCCTGTGGGTCTGGCTCGTGGCCCCCGGGGTCATGCTCGCGCTCCTCATGACGTCGCTGACGTTCGTGAACTTCGGCGTCGACATGCTGAGCAACCCCCACCTGCGTGAAGAGGAGGAGAACTGA
- a CDS encoding LacI family DNA-binding transcriptional regulator — protein sequence MTDARTPRSRTGSRPTIRDIAREVGVSVATVSRVTHDDPRVTGETKERVREAIDRLGYTPSSLGRALSYQRTNTLGIVLPGLGGPYFAALIEGAESVAVERGVAINVLGTHLRPDAVASVRQLAERTDGLIVAGGTIPDAEISRLAAAGRVVVVAGESAEAPAVLTDGRSAAAELTHHLIETHGHRRLWFVGEPDGSPDTTLRYDGFRDALRDAGLDEAGAPLRYGLDVRSGALAARQVHESGLPDALVCANDELAIGLLATLPGLGHRIPQDVAITGFDDQSLAEIASPRLTTVHQPVADLGAHAAAGALGDDLEPRTVLPTRLVIRESCGCAASAGVDTTTD from the coding sequence ATGACCGACGCACGCACCCCCCGGTCGCGCACAGGATCGCGACCGACGATCCGCGACATCGCCCGCGAGGTGGGCGTCTCGGTCGCGACGGTCTCGCGCGTCACGCACGACGATCCCCGCGTCACCGGCGAGACGAAGGAACGCGTGCGCGAGGCGATCGACCGCCTCGGCTACACGCCCTCCTCCCTCGGCCGTGCGCTCTCGTACCAGCGCACGAACACGCTGGGGATCGTCCTGCCGGGTCTCGGGGGCCCGTACTTCGCCGCGCTCATCGAGGGCGCGGAATCGGTCGCCGTCGAGCGCGGTGTCGCGATCAACGTGCTCGGGACGCACCTGCGTCCCGACGCCGTGGCATCCGTCCGTCAACTCGCCGAGCGTACGGACGGACTCATCGTCGCGGGCGGGACGATCCCGGATGCCGAGATCAGCCGACTCGCCGCGGCCGGACGCGTCGTGGTCGTCGCCGGCGAGAGCGCCGAGGCGCCCGCGGTCCTGACCGACGGCCGCAGCGCGGCGGCTGAGCTGACCCACCACCTCATCGAGACCCATGGACACCGCCGGCTGTGGTTCGTCGGCGAACCGGACGGCTCCCCCGACACGACCCTCCGCTATGACGGATTCCGCGACGCACTCCGCGACGCGGGACTCGACGAAGCCGGCGCACCGCTGCGTTACGGCCTCGACGTCCGCAGCGGCGCCCTGGCGGCCCGCCAGGTGCACGAGAGCGGGCTGCCCGATGCGCTCGTCTGCGCCAACGACGAGCTCGCCATCGGCCTGTTGGCGACACTGCCGGGACTCGGCCACCGCATCCCTCAGGATGTGGCGATCACCGGGTTCGACGACCAGTCCCTCGCCGAGATCGCCTCGCCCCGACTGACCACGGTCCACCAGCCGGTCGCCGACCTGGGCGCGCACGCCGCTGCCGGCGCCCTCGGCGACGACCTCGAGCCGCGGACGGTGCTGCCGACGCGACTCGTGATCCGCGAGTCCTGCGGCTGCGCCGCGTCGGCGGGTGTCGACACCACGACGGACTGA
- a CDS encoding ABC transporter permease, whose protein sequence is MVYYARKTGYFLLTLWAAITLNFIIPRLQPGDPAEIMVTQLTGRGEVDPAQVAAIRTMLGYGDDNVFIAYWQYLQQLAAGDLGISFTYFPAPVIEVLGKALPWTLVLVGLTQILAFVIGTLFGAIAAWRRNSRFDATISVGSTFVGNLQSVWIALIVVFLFAYTLGWFPATGGYGYTDPGTPEHIADVIAHGFLPALTLMITAPIGFILSMRNTMVQVLGEDYIRLASAAGLKERTLALGYAARNALLPVITGFALSLGVLMGGSILIETVFDYPGMGRLMGEATSNRDFPLMQAILLATIVIVLTANFIVDLIYPLIDPRARKASV, encoded by the coding sequence GTGGTGTACTACGCACGCAAGACCGGCTACTTCCTGCTCACGCTGTGGGCGGCGATCACGCTGAACTTCATCATCCCGCGGCTGCAGCCCGGCGACCCGGCGGAGATCATGGTGACCCAGCTCACCGGTCGCGGCGAAGTCGACCCCGCTCAGGTCGCCGCCATCCGGACCATGCTCGGCTACGGCGACGACAACGTGTTCATCGCCTACTGGCAGTACCTGCAGCAGCTGGCGGCCGGGGACCTCGGCATCTCGTTCACCTACTTCCCTGCGCCGGTCATCGAAGTGCTCGGCAAAGCGCTCCCCTGGACGCTCGTGCTGGTGGGTCTCACGCAGATCCTGGCGTTCGTGATCGGAACGCTCTTCGGCGCGATCGCCGCCTGGCGGCGCAACAGCCGCTTCGATGCGACCATCTCGGTCGGATCGACGTTCGTCGGCAACCTGCAGTCCGTGTGGATCGCCCTCATCGTCGTGTTCCTGTTCGCCTACACGCTGGGCTGGTTCCCTGCGACCGGTGGGTACGGCTACACGGACCCGGGCACCCCCGAACACATCGCCGACGTCATCGCACACGGCTTCCTGCCCGCGCTGACGCTCATGATCACCGCCCCGATCGGCTTCATCCTGTCGATGCGCAACACGATGGTGCAGGTGCTCGGCGAGGACTACATCCGCCTCGCGTCGGCGGCCGGTCTCAAGGAGCGGACGCTCGCGCTCGGCTACGCCGCCCGGAACGCTCTGCTGCCGGTGATCACCGGGTTCGCGCTCTCGCTCGGCGTGCTCATGGGCGGGTCGATCCTCATCGAGACCGTCTTCGACTACCCCGGCATGGGGCGGCTCATGGGCGAGGCGACGAGCAACCGCGACTTCCCGCTCATGCAGGCGATCCTCCTCGCGACGATCGTGATCGTCCTCACGGCGAACTTCATCGTCGACCTCATCTATCCGCTCATCGACCCCCGCGCCCGCAAGGCGTCGGTCTGA